TATTATTTCTCCTAAGGGAATTAAGGTCGGTGATATTTTAGAAAGTGGTCCGACTGCTCCAATAAAGGTGGGTAATGCTTTGCCACTTGAAAATATTCCTGTTGGTAAGACAGTGCATAACATTGAACTTAATGTTGGGAAAGGTGGTCAGCTTGTAAGAGGGGCTGGGGGATATGCAATGGTAATTGCTTCTGAGGGAGATTATGTAACAGTTAAACTTCCATCAGGTGAGGTTCGCATGATTTTTAAGAAATGCATGGCTACTCTCGGACAGATTGGTAATGAAGATTATGTAAATGTTTCTATTGGTAAGGCTGGTAAGAGCAGATGGCTTGGCAGGAGACCTAAGGTAAGGGGTGTTGCTATGAATCCTGTCGATCATCCACATGGAGGTGGTGAGGGTAAAACTTCTGGTGGTCGTCATCCTGTGTCTCCTTGGGGACAGCCAACTAAAGGATATAAGACTCGGAAAAAAAATAAGTATTCAGACAAATTTATCATCAAAAGAAGAAATAAGTAGGAGCGTATAGTGGCAAGATCTATTAAAAAAGGACCTTTTATAGAAAAAAGTCTTTATCAAAAAGTTTTAGCTTCTTCTGGTAAAGAGAGAAAGATAGTGATCAAGACTTATTCTAGAGCCTCAACAATAATTCCTGAAATGGTAAGTCTTACTATATCTGTTTACAATGGGAAATCTTTTATTCCTGTGTATATTAGTGAAGATCTTGTTGGGCATAAACTTGGAGAATTTTCGCCTACAAGAATTTTTAGAGGTCATGCTAAATCAGATAAGAAGGGAAGGAAGTAAAGTTTATGTTTGTAAATAGAAGATATACTGCAAGAGGCAAAAATTTGCCATCTTCTCCAAAAAAGGTGAGACCTATAGCCGATAATATACGAGGCAAGCCTTATACTGAAGCTGTTGCAATACTTTATTCTATGCCTAACAAAGGTGCTAAGCTTTTAGGTAAAGTAGTTAAATCAGCAGCATCTAATGCTATGTATCATAATAGGAATCTTTCAGAAGATATGATCGTTGTAAAGACAGTCATGGTGGACGATGGAAGGAGACGTAGGAGTATCTGGCCTAGAGCTAGAGGTAGGGCAGATAGGCTTATTAGCAGAAGTTGTCATATTTTTGTTGAAGTTTATGAAAAGACGTATGGTGGAGAATAAGATATGGGTCAAAAAGTACATCCTTACAGTTTGAGAATTAAAATCAATAGGGATTGGAAATCAAAGTGGTATTTTCATCAAAAGTTATACTCTGAGATTCTTCACGAAGATTTCTTGATAAGACGTGAAACTATGAAGTTTCTTAAAGGAATTAGATTTGATATTTCTGATATAGAGATTATTAGAAATAATCTTCAAAGGGTAACAGTAATAATTTCTACTCCAAGGCCTGGATCTGTTATTGGGATTAAGGGTGCTAATCTTGAGAAAATTGGACAATTATTAACTAAAAAAATATCTAAAAAAATTAATATTAAAATCAAAGAGATTAAGAAGCCAGAATGTGATGCTCAGATTGTTGCTAATGGAATAGCAAAGCAGTTGGAGAATAGAGCTTCTTATAGGAAACTTTTAAAGTCTTCACTTTCATCTTCTATTTCCAAAGGTGTTCAAGGTGTAAAAATTAAAGTTTCAGGTAGACTTGGTGGAGCTGAAATTGCTAGAAGTTTTGAAGTTAAAGAAGGACGAATCCCTCTGCATACCCTTAGAGCTAATATAGATTATGGTTTTGCTGAGGCTCAGACGACTTATGGTATTATTGGTGTTAAAGTTTGGTTGTTTAAAGGAGAGGTTTTGGGAAAACAGACAAATTCAGATGCTGGTCAAGTGATTAATAGGAAATCTTCAAAGGAAAAGAATGAGTATTTTAGTAAGAGCAAGATAGATGATAGGAATGATGATAAAGATAAAAGATAGGAAAAGTTTAAATGACGATAATTTTTCTAAAGAAAAATTAGAGGTTGGATCTAAAGCCAATAGTGATTTTAAAAAGAAAAATGGTTCTGATGTCTAGAATCTTTAAGGAGCGTTAAATGTTAAGTCCGAGAAAGGTTAAGTATAGAAAGAAACAGAGGGGAAGACTTTCTGGGGAGGCTCAAAAAGGTAACAAAATATCTTTTGGAGAATATGGGCTTGTTTCTCTTGAGACATATTTTATTACTGCGAGGCAAATTGAAGCAGCTCGTGTTGCTATGACTCGTAGAGTTAAAAGGGGAGGTAAGGTTTGGATCAGGATATTTCCAGATGTGCCCTATACCAAAAAGCCAGCTGAAACGAGAATGGGTAAAGGTAAGGGAGGGGTTGATCATTGGAATGCTCCTGTTAAGCTTGGAACTGTTATGTTTGAGATGGCTGGGGTATCTAGAGAGCTCGCTGAATCAGCTATGATGCTTGCAAGTTCTAAACTTCCGGTTAAGACTACTTTTGTAGTAAGGCGAGATTTGAGGTGAGTTATGTTAAAAAAATTTAAGGATCTTACTTTTGAGGATATAAAAGCTAAGAAATTGGCTTTAAAAAAGGAATATATGGACTTAAGATTTAAGGCTGTAGTTGGTCATGTTGAAAATCCTTTGAAAAAAAGAGAGTTAAGGCGGGATATTGCAAGGCTTAATATGATAATTCATGAATATGAAATAGGTATTAGGAAGGTTTAGATATTATGGCAAGAGAAAATAAGAAAGAATTAATTGGTAAAGTTGTTAGTGATAAGATGAGTAAAACAATAGTTGTTGAAGTTGTACAAAGAAAAATGCATCCTATTTATCATAAATACTTAAAAGTTAGCAAAAGAGTTAAAGCTCATGATGAAAGGGAGGAATCAAGACTTGGAGATAAGGTAAGGATTATTGAGGCCAGACCTATTAGTAAGGAAAAAAGATGGATGCTTGTTGAAATTTTGGAGAAGTTAAAATAATTCTATTCATTTTTATAGAGGAGATTAATTATGATACAGATGCAAACATATTTAACAGTTTCTGACAATACAGGCGGTAAGATAGCACAGTGCATAAAGGTTCTTGGTGGGAGTAAAAAACGATATGCTAAGGTTGGGGATATAATAGTTGTTGCTGTCAAGCAAGCAATTCCTAATTCACCTGTTAAGAAGGGAGATGTACATAAAGCTGTGGTTATTAGAACATCAAAAGAGATAAGACGTAAGAATGGTACTTATGTTAGGTTTGATGATAATGCATGTGTTATACTTGATGCTAATTTAAATCCAAGAGGTAAGAGGGTTTTTGGACCTGTTGCAAGGGAGTTAAGGGAGGCTAACTTTATGAAAGTTGTTTCGTTAGCTTCAGAGGTAATATGAGGAGTTTGCTTATGAATATAAAGTTGAAAGTAGGCGACAATGTAAAAATTCTTTGTGGCAAGGATAGAGGTAAGACAGGCGAAATTCTTAGTATAGATAGAAAAAAGCTTAAGGTTGTTGTTAAGTCTTGTAATATGGTCAAAAAAGTTATCAAGGCGAGAACTCCTCAGGAGAGAGGTAAGATAACCTCAAAGGAAGCACCTATGGATATTTCAAATGTAATGTTATTTTCAGGTGGTATAGCTTCAAGGCTGGGAATTAAATTTGAAAATAATGAAAAAAAGAGATACCTTAAAAAGAATGGGGAGAATTTTTAGATTATGAGTTATATTCCTGAGTTAAAGAGGCATTATAAAGATAAGATTGTAAAAGAGTTTGTTAGTGAATTTCAATATAAATCTATTATGCAGGTTCCAAAGGTAGAGAAAGTTGTTGTTTCTATGGGAGTGGGTGATGCTGTTAAGAATAAGAAGCTTTTAGATTCAGCTGTTTTTGAGCTTAGTCAAATTACTGGACAACGGGCTGTAAAGACAAAAGCTAAGAAAGCTATTGCTGGATTTAAGATTAGGCAAGGTCAAGAGATAGGGGCTAAGGTTACGCTTCGAGGGAATATTATGTATGAGTTTTTATATAAACTTATTAATTTGGCATTGCCTCGTGTTAAGGATTTTAGAGGTTTAGATGGTAATGCTTTTGATGGTAATGGCAATTACTCTTTTGGAATAGCAGAGCAAATAATATTTTCTGAGATTGATTATGATAAGATAGAAAGGATATCTGGCTTGAATATTACGATAGTGACTACGGCTTTAAATGACAAAGAGGGTAAAGCTTTGCTTTCTAAGTTAGGTATGCCATTTAGTAGTTAGAGGAGTTTTTATTTATGGCTAAAAAATCAATGATAGTTAAGGCCTTACGAAAGCCAAAATATAAAACAAGACAAAAAAATCGATGTAAATTGTGTGGGCGTCCAAAGGGGTATATGAGAGATTTTGGTATGTGTCGTATATGCTTTAGGAATCATGCATCTGCAGGATTAATTCCTGGTGTCTCAAAATCAAGCTGGTAAGGAGAATTTATGGCTGTTACACATTCAGTGGGAGATATGTTAACTAAGATAAGAAATGCAAGTAGGGTTAAGCATGAGTCTGTGGACTTAAAGATGTCTAAAATAAATAAGTCTATCTTAAATATTCTCAAGGAAGAAGGATATATTAAAAATTATAGCATCTTTGATAAAAAAGGCATTTCTTATATTCGGGCAATACTAAATTATGATAAAAATAGGAATCCGGCTATAAATAAAATAGATGCCATTTCAACTCCTGGTAGAAAAGTTTATTCTTCATATAAAAATATGCCAAGAATAAAAAATGGGTATGGCATATTGATAGTGTCTTCTTCAAAGGGTGTTATCACTGGCAAGCAAGCCAGAGATAGTAAAGTAGGTGGTGAGCTAATTTGCTCAGTTTGGTAAGGTTAAGAGGTAGGTAAATATGTCACGTATTGGTAAACTTCCTATAAAGATAGTTGATTCTGTGAAAGTTGATATTAAAGATAACGTAATATCAGTTGAAGGTAAGAGGGGTAAATTGAGCCAAGAAATAAATAGTAGTATTCAGGTTAAGATTGAGAATAGCAATATTATTATTGAGCGTTCTTTTGACGACAAACAGACAAGAGCTTTCCATGGGCTTTATAGAAGTTTGATTTTTAATATGGTTAAAGGAGTGTCTGATGGGTTCTCAAAATCTCTTATTATTAGTGGTATAGGATATAGGGTTGAACAACAAGGAAAGAGTCTTTTTTTTAATTTAGGATATTCAACTCAATTTGAGTATGTAATTCCGGAAGGAATTAATATTCAACTTGATGGTAATACTAAAATTTCTGTTGAGGGTATAGATAAGTGTAGAGTTGGGCAGGTGGCTGCTGAGATTAGAAGTTTGAAGGTTCCAGAACCATATAAAGGTAAAGGAATTAAATATGATAATGAAGTAAGCAGAAGAAAAATAGGAAAATCAGGAGTAAAAAAATAGGTTTTAGGTGAGCATTTATGAAAAGAATAGAAGAAGCTGAAAAAAGAAATATAAAGCGAAAAAAAAGGATAAGAAGTAGGATTGGATTTGGTATTGCGGAGAGACCGAGGGTTACAGTTTTTAAGTCTAATAAATATTTTTATGCTCAAGTCATTGATGATGTAGCAGGTCATACTCTTGCAAGTGTCTCTACTATTGAAAGGGATCTTAAATTGAATAAAAATGTTGAAGATGTAAGGAAACTTGGTGAGGTTCTTGCAAGGAGGCTTAAAGATAAAAATATAAGTAAACTTATTTTTGATAGAAATGGTTATAAGTATTACGGTCTTATTGCAAGTTTTGCAACTTCCTTGCGTGAAGCCGGAATTGATGTTTAGGGAGGAATTATAGTGGAATCTCAAGTTCATAAAAAGCAAGTAGAGAAATTAATATCATTAAATAGAGTTACTAAGGTTATAAAGGGTGGAAGAAGGTTTTCTTTTTCTGCTTTTATGGTTGTTGGTGATGGTGAAGGTCAAGTTGGTTGGGGATTTGGTAAGGCCAATGATGCTAGTGATGCAATAAAGAAGAGTTTAACGAATGCCAGGAAAAATTTAAAGTTTATTCCTGTTAGGAAAGGAACTCTTCCTCATATGGTTGTTGGAGATTTTAAGAAAGCTAAGGTTTTGATCAAGCCAGCTACTCAAGGTACTGGTATTATTGCAGGGGGACCTGTTCGTGCTGTCATGGAGGCGTTGGGAGTTCATGATATTTTAAGTAAATCTCTTGGTTCAAATAATTCTATGAATGTAGTAAAGGCAACTTTTAAAGCATTTGACTTGGTTTTAGATGCTAAAAAGGTAGCGGATATAAGAGGTAAAACTTTAAGGGCTTTATGGAGTTAGTTTATGATTAAGAGAAAATTGCGACTTCAGCTTAAAAAGGTTAGGTTTAAAGCTTCAAGGTCTAGGATTAAGAATAGGGCTTTTGCTAGAAGAATGGAAAAGAATAGGGAAATTCTTGCTAAGAGCAATATTACAGTTAAGGTTGAACTTAGGAGGAGTCTTATTGGAAAGTTAGACAGTAAGGTTAAGACATTGAAAGCCTTAGGTTTAAAGAGAATAGGAGATAAAAAAGTTCATATTTTAAACAAGTCTCTTCAAGGGATGCTTAGTAGTGTAATTAGCATGGTTTTATTAAGTGAGGTAAATAATGATTAATCTAAAGAGGCCTTTGGGTGCTAATAAGTCTAGAAAAATTGTTGGTAGGGGTCCAGGTTCTGGACTTGGGAAAACCTCTGGACGAGGACAAAAGGGGCAGAAAGCTAGAAATAGTTCGCCAAGGGTTGGTTTTGAAGGAGGACAAACTCCTCTTTATAGAAGACTTCCAAGGCGAGGTTTTTCTAATCATCGTTATAAGGTAAGATACGAAATTGTGAGACTTGGAGATATAGATAAAAAATTTGAAACTGGAGACTTAGTAAATTATAGTACTTTGTTACAAAAAGGACTTGTAGGTAAAAACAAGAAGAATATTAAAATTTTGGCTAATGGTGAACTTACTAAAAAGGTTAATCTTGAAGTTTCTAGCATTTCAAAATCTGCTGAAGAATTGGCAACAAAAATTGGCTGTAGTATTAAATTGATTTAAGATGGTAATGAGATGAAAGGTTTGGTTTTTAATTTATTGACAATTAAAGATTTAAGGAGCAAGTTCTTATTTACTCTGTTTATTCTTTTTATTTTTAGAGTAGGATCTTACTTGCCGATACCAGGAATAGATCCTGTAGCTCTTAGGAGTTATTTTAAATCTCAGTCAGATTTTTCAATTACTAATTATTTTGATTTTTTTTCAGGTGGTGCTTTTAGTAATTTTTCCATATTTATGCTTAGCATAGGACCTTACATTTCAGCATCAATTATTGTTCAACTTCTTATTTATTCTTTTCCTTCTCTTAAGAAGATGCAGGAAGGTGATAATGGAAGAAAAAAAATAAAAAAATATACAAAGTATCTAACGATTGTTGCTTCAATAGCTCAAGGGTATGCTACGAGTCTTTATGCCAAGAGTATTCCTGGAGCAATTAATATGCCTTTTTATAGATATATTTTTATTTCTATTTTAACGGTTACAACGGGTACTTTTGTTCTTTTATGGCTTGGTGAACAAATTAATCAAAGAGGAGTTGGAAATGGTGCATCTTTGATAATTTTTTCAGGGATAGTAGTTAGACTTCAAGCTGCTTTATTTAATCTATTTCAAAGCATGAGAGATCCATCTCAAAATATTAATCCTGTCTTTGTAATATTAGTTTTGAGTGTTTTTGTTTTGGTTATAATATTGATCATATATGAGTATAAGGCACAAAGACGGATTACTATTCATTATGCTAGAGCAAACTCACGCAATACAGTTAGTTCATACCTACCAATTAAACTTAATCCATCAGGTGTTTTGCCTGTTATTTTTGCATCTGTGCTTATTACGTTGCCTTTGCAAATTTTGAGTGGATTTGCTGGGACTTCTGTTATTTCAAGACAGATTTTATCTTATTTAAGACCTAATGGATTTTATTATACTTTATTGAATGTGATTTTAATTATAGGTTTTACATATTTTTATTCAAAGATACAATTGAGTCCAAAAGATATAAGTAATAATGTTCGAAAAAATGGGGGAACTATTCCAGGTATAAAGGCGAGTGATGTGGAGGCTTATTTGGATAAAATAATGAACAGAACATTATTTTCAGGTTCTATTTTTTTGTCTATTATTGCAATTATTCCGTTTTTAGTGCAAAATATTTTTAGATTTCCTTATGATGTCTCAAGGATTATGGGTAGTTCTTCACTGCTTATTATGGTGGGTGTAGCTCTTGATACATTAATTCAGATTGATGCATATTTAAAGACTCAAGGATTGTCTCATGGAACTAGTAAAAAGTATGCTTTTTTACAGAAAATTTAGGAGTAATTTATGAAAGTTAGGGCAAGTGTAAAACCAATTTGTGAAAAATGTAAAGTAATAAAAAGAAAAGGTGTTTTAAGAATTATTTGTGATAATCTTAAACACAAGCAAAGACAAAAATGAGGGGAAAAAATGGCTAGAATAGCAGGAATAGATTTGCCAAATAACAAACAACTTCAGATCGCTCTTACATCTATTTATGGCATAGGA
The DNA window shown above is from Borrelia anserina Es and carries:
- the rpsE gene encoding 30S ribosomal protein S5, which gives rise to MESQVHKKQVEKLISLNRVTKVIKGGRRFSFSAFMVVGDGEGQVGWGFGKANDASDAIKKSLTNARKNLKFIPVRKGTLPHMVVGDFKKAKVLIKPATQGTGIIAGGPVRAVMEALGVHDILSKSLGSNNSMNVVKATFKAFDLVLDAKKVADIRGKTLRALWS
- the rpmD gene encoding 50S ribosomal protein L30, which codes for MIKRKLRLQLKKVRFKASRSRIKNRAFARRMEKNREILAKSNITVKVELRRSLIGKLDSKVKTLKALGLKRIGDKKVHILNKSLQGMLSSVISMVLLSEVNND
- the rpsQ gene encoding 30S ribosomal protein S17 gives rise to the protein MARENKKELIGKVVSDKMSKTIVVEVVQRKMHPIYHKYLKVSKRVKAHDEREESRLGDKVRIIEARPISKEKRWMLVEILEKLK
- the rpsS gene encoding 30S ribosomal protein S19 translates to MARSIKKGPFIEKSLYQKVLASSGKERKIVIKTYSRASTIIPEMVSLTISVYNGKSFIPVYISEDLVGHKLGEFSPTRIFRGHAKSDKKGRK
- the rplR gene encoding 50S ribosomal protein L18, with protein sequence MKRIEEAEKRNIKRKKRIRSRIGFGIAERPRVTVFKSNKYFYAQVIDDVAGHTLASVSTIERDLKLNKNVEDVRKLGEVLARRLKDKNISKLIFDRNGYKYYGLIASFATSLREAGIDV
- the rplP gene encoding 50S ribosomal protein L16; protein product: MLSPRKVKYRKKQRGRLSGEAQKGNKISFGEYGLVSLETYFITARQIEAARVAMTRRVKRGGKVWIRIFPDVPYTKKPAETRMGKGKGGVDHWNAPVKLGTVMFEMAGVSRELAESAMMLASSKLPVKTTFVVRRDLR
- the rplE gene encoding 50S ribosomal protein L5, with protein sequence MSYIPELKRHYKDKIVKEFVSEFQYKSIMQVPKVEKVVVSMGVGDAVKNKKLLDSAVFELSQITGQRAVKTKAKKAIAGFKIRQGQEIGAKVTLRGNIMYEFLYKLINLALPRVKDFRGLDGNAFDGNGNYSFGIAEQIIFSEIDYDKIERISGLNITIVTTALNDKEGKALLSKLGMPFSS
- the rpmJ gene encoding 50S ribosomal protein L36; protein product: MKVRASVKPICEKCKVIKRKGVLRIICDNLKHKQRQK
- the rplV gene encoding 50S ribosomal protein L22, giving the protein MFVNRRYTARGKNLPSSPKKVRPIADNIRGKPYTEAVAILYSMPNKGAKLLGKVVKSAASNAMYHNRNLSEDMIVVKTVMVDDGRRRRSIWPRARGRADRLISRSCHIFVEVYEKTYGGE
- the secY gene encoding preprotein translocase subunit SecY; translated protein: MKGLVFNLLTIKDLRSKFLFTLFILFIFRVGSYLPIPGIDPVALRSYFKSQSDFSITNYFDFFSGGAFSNFSIFMLSIGPYISASIIVQLLIYSFPSLKKMQEGDNGRKKIKKYTKYLTIVASIAQGYATSLYAKSIPGAINMPFYRYIFISILTVTTGTFVLLWLGEQINQRGVGNGASLIIFSGIVVRLQAALFNLFQSMRDPSQNINPVFVILVLSVFVLVIILIIYEYKAQRRITIHYARANSRNTVSSYLPIKLNPSGVLPVIFASVLITLPLQILSGFAGTSVISRQILSYLRPNGFYYTLLNVILIIGFTYFYSKIQLSPKDISNNVRKNGGTIPGIKASDVEAYLDKIMNRTLFSGSIFLSIIAIIPFLVQNIFRFPYDVSRIMGSSSLLIMVGVALDTLIQIDAYLKTQGLSHGTSKKYAFLQKI
- the rplF gene encoding 50S ribosomal protein L6, with the translated sequence MSRIGKLPIKIVDSVKVDIKDNVISVEGKRGKLSQEINSSIQVKIENSNIIIERSFDDKQTRAFHGLYRSLIFNMVKGVSDGFSKSLIISGIGYRVEQQGKSLFFNLGYSTQFEYVIPEGINIQLDGNTKISVEGIDKCRVGQVAAEIRSLKVPEPYKGKGIKYDNEVSRRKIGKSGVKK
- the rplO gene encoding 50S ribosomal protein L15 → MINLKRPLGANKSRKIVGRGPGSGLGKTSGRGQKGQKARNSSPRVGFEGGQTPLYRRLPRRGFSNHRYKVRYEIVRLGDIDKKFETGDLVNYSTLLQKGLVGKNKKNIKILANGELTKKVNLEVSSISKSAEELATKIGCSIKLI
- the rplX gene encoding 50S ribosomal protein L24, with the translated sequence MNIKLKVGDNVKILCGKDRGKTGEILSIDRKKLKVVVKSCNMVKKVIKARTPQERGKITSKEAPMDISNVMLFSGGIASRLGIKFENNEKKRYLKKNGENF
- the rplB gene encoding 50S ribosomal protein L2 — encoded protein: MGIKTYKPKTSSLRYKTTLSFDELSKGNSPLKSLTKGKVSRAGRDSSGRISVRRKGGGHKRRYRKIDFGRRDKFGIPAQVVSIEYDPNRSSNIALLVYRDGEKRYIISPKGIKVGDILESGPTAPIKVGNALPLENIPVGKTVHNIELNVGKGGQLVRGAGGYAMVIASEGDYVTVKLPSGEVRMIFKKCMATLGQIGNEDYVNVSIGKAGKSRWLGRRPKVRGVAMNPVDHPHGGGEGKTSGGRHPVSPWGQPTKGYKTRKKNKYSDKFIIKRRNK
- the rplN gene encoding 50S ribosomal protein L14 codes for the protein MIQMQTYLTVSDNTGGKIAQCIKVLGGSKKRYAKVGDIIVVAVKQAIPNSPVKKGDVHKAVVIRTSKEIRRKNGTYVRFDDNACVILDANLNPRGKRVFGPVARELREANFMKVVSLASEVI
- the rpsH gene encoding 30S ribosomal protein S8 encodes the protein MAVTHSVGDMLTKIRNASRVKHESVDLKMSKINKSILNILKEEGYIKNYSIFDKKGISYIRAILNYDKNRNPAINKIDAISTPGRKVYSSYKNMPRIKNGYGILIVSSSKGVITGKQARDSKVGGELICSVW
- the rpmC gene encoding 50S ribosomal protein L29; the protein is MLKKFKDLTFEDIKAKKLALKKEYMDLRFKAVVGHVENPLKKRELRRDIARLNMIIHEYEIGIRKV
- a CDS encoding type Z 30S ribosomal protein S14 translates to MAKKSMIVKALRKPKYKTRQKNRCKLCGRPKGYMRDFGMCRICFRNHASAGLIPGVSKSSW